In the Armatimonas rosea genome, CTGGGAGGGATGTCTGGATACAAACTCATGAACATTGTCTTTATCGCACTCGACACTCAGCGCGCCGACCACCTCGGCTGCTACGGCTACGAAAAAAACACATCGCCGATTATCGATGCCCTTGCTGCCCAGGGCGTGGTCTTTGAGCGCTGCTACGCGCCCAATATCCCGACCCACCCGTCGTTTACGACCATGCTCACGGGCAAGGAGGCCATCACCCACAATATTGTCAATATTGGAGGGCGCGTCCCGATTGAGGAAGGCGTGCGCCTCCTGCCCGAGATTCTCAAAGAGCACGGCTGGAACACCGCAGCGATCGACACGATGGGGCGGCACTTTAATCGCGGCTTCGATACCTACATCTCGCCCCAGTGGGATCGCTCCGACCCGCTCACCCTGCGTCGCGCTGAGCATATCACCGATGCGGCGCTACCGGTTCTCGCCGAGCTGAAGGCCGATAAAGAGAAGCCCTTCTTTCTCTTTCTGCACTACTGGGACCCGCACACACCCTATCTTCCACCTGCGGACTTTCGGACGATGTTCTACCCCGAGGGCGCCGATCCGTATGATGTGAACAACCACTCCATGGACAAGGCCTGGAACGACGAGATGTTCCAGTGGTACTTCCATGACTGGATGCCGGGGGTCACGGATAGCAGCTATGTCAACGCGCTCTACGATGCGGAGACGGCCTACATGGACTGGCAGCTACGGCGGCTCTTTGCGGCCATCGAGCCCATCAAGGACGACACCCTGATCGTGATTACCGCCGACCATGGGGAGATTCTCGACGAGCAGCTGGGCTTCTACGACCACCACGGGCTCTACGAGGGCAATGTCCATATCCCGCTGATCCTGATCTGGCCCGGCAAGCTCCCTGCCGGCAAGCGTGTCCCGGGCTTTGTGCAGAACCTGGACTACCTGCCGACCTTCTTCGAGCTGGCTGGAATCCCGGATACCGAGAAGCTCGAAGGCAAGAGCCTGCTGCCCTGCATCTTCGGGGAGCGCGACGGCAACTACGACGAGCTATTCCTCTCGGAGGCGACTTGGGAGGTGAAGCGTGCGTACCGCAACAACAAGTGGAAGTTTATCCACTCGTTCGAGCCCGACCCGCACGGCCGCCCCCTGCAAGAGCTCTTCGACCTAGAGGCCGACCCCACCGAGCAAGTCAACCTCGCCGAGACGCACCCGGAGATTGTGGCGGAGCTGAAGGGACGCCTGGATGCCTGGGTCGCCAAGCGCCTTG is a window encoding:
- a CDS encoding sulfatase family protein; protein product: MNIVFIALDTQRADHLGCYGYEKNTSPIIDALAAQGVVFERCYAPNIPTHPSFTTMLTGKEAITHNIVNIGGRVPIEEGVRLLPEILKEHGWNTAAIDTMGRHFNRGFDTYISPQWDRSDPLTLRRAEHITDAALPVLAELKADKEKPFFLFLHYWDPHTPYLPPADFRTMFYPEGADPYDVNNHSMDKAWNDEMFQWYFHDWMPGVTDSSYVNALYDAETAYMDWQLRRLFAAIEPIKDDTLIVITADHGEILDEQLGFYDHHGLYEGNVHIPLILIWPGKLPAGKRVPGFVQNLDYLPTFFELAGIPDTEKLEGKSLLPCIFGERDGNYDELFLSEATWEVKRAYRNNKWKFIHSFEPDPHGRPLQELFDLEADPTEQVNLAETHPEIVAELKGRLDAWVAKRLAETGRTEDPVPVQGRCGSKIGTPIEGETPGAGATPLHLRKAKEAANIPKPEELNSATDQKSGKPLHGYVEKPAAP